A genomic region of Pongo pygmaeus isolate AG05252 chromosome 7, NHGRI_mPonPyg2-v2.0_pri, whole genome shotgun sequence contains the following coding sequences:
- the LOC129042238 gene encoding uncharacterized LOC128092250 homolog: MLLLLSLLPLLPPPLLPPPPPPLVLLLLLLLLHDSCFLHLSRHQLQMLEVRNMPFSLGYWFT, from the coding sequence ATGCTGTTGCTATTGTCACTACTGCCTCTCctgccgccgccgctgctgccgccgccgccaccgccgctgGTCCTCCTTCTGCTTTTACTTCTCCTGCATGACAGTTGTTTTCTTCATCTGAGCAGACACCAGCTTCAGATGCTCGAGGTGAGAAACATGCCTTTCAGTTTGGGCTACTGGTTTACTTAA